One segment of Eschrichtius robustus isolate mEscRob2 chromosome 3, mEscRob2.pri, whole genome shotgun sequence DNA contains the following:
- the MAP7D1 gene encoding MAP7 domain-containing protein 1 isoform X1, whose protein sequence is MERGSRSEPGAGAAPDVAARTPPEPRPSPEGDPSPPPPPPPMSALVPDTPPDTPPAMKNTTGPKQLPLEPESPPELVGPRPALQQEESPFSEVKIRGATPPATGPRDARPPRRSSQPSPTAVSAADSPPTKQDAKKAGERHKLAKERREERAKYLAAKKAVWLEKEEKAKVLREKQLQERRRRLEEQRLKAEQRRAALEERQRQKLEKNKERYEAAIQRSVKKTWAEIRQQRWSWAGALHHSSPGRKTSGSRCSVSAVNLPKHVDSIINKRLSKSSATLWNSPSRNRSLQLSPWESSIVDRLMTPTLSFLARSRSAVTLPRNGRDQGRGHGPGRAPSRGGTGASLVSGPHPDLTHPSAAVPVCPRSASASPLTPCSAPRSGHRCAPAGERRKASAGGSPAPARLRPEASLVQKKEKKDKERENEKEKSALARERSLKKRQSLPASPRTRLSTGNSELSPKSKARPSSPSTSWHRPASPCLSPGPGHALPPKPPSPRGTTASPKGRVRRKDEAKESLSVAGPEDKNQSKGKASDEKEPAAPASPAPSPVPSPTPAQPQEEQPTEIPAGGQGEKRPKDAAVLTSPPAPAPLVTASKPMAGTTDREEATRLLAEKRRQAREQREREEQERKLQAERDKRMREEQLAREAEARAEREAEARRREEQEAREKAEKAQAEQEEQERLQKQKEEAEARSREEAERQRLEREKHFQREEQERQERKKRLEEIMKRTRKSEAAETKQKQDRKEAKANNSSPGIDPVKATEARPSGLQKEAVQKEELAPQEPQWSLPNKESPGSLVNGLQPLPAHQENGFSPKGPSGDKSLGRTPEALLPFAEAEAFLKKAVVQAPQVTALPEALSSSTLKTPSRLSLEPGFP, encoded by the exons ATGGAGAGAGGCTCACGTTCGGAGCCCGGTGCCGGCGCAGCCCCAG ATGTGGCAGCCAGGACCCCTCCAGAGCCAAGACCTTCTCCAGAAGGTGACccctccccgccgccgccgccgccaccgatGTCAGCCCTGGTGCCCGACACTCCCCCAGACACCCCTCCCGCCatgaagaacaccactggccctAAGCAGCTCCCACTGGAACCAGAGAGCCCCCCAGAGCTGGTAGGGCCTAGGCCAGCCCTGCAGCAGGAAGAGTCCCCTTTCTCAGAAGTGAAGATCAGGGGAGCCACCCCACCAGCCACAGGCCCACGGGATGCCAGACCTCCTCGAAGGAGCAGCCAGCCATCCCCAACAGCAGTGTCAGCTGCCGACAGCCCTCCCACGAAGCAAG ATGCAAAGAAGGCAGGAGAGAGACACAAGCTGGCGAAGGAGCGGCGGGAAGAGCGGGCCAAGTACCTGG CGGCCAAGAAGGCAGTGTggctggagaaggaggagaaggccaAGGTGCTGCGGGAGAAGCAGCTCCAGGAGCGCCGGCGGCGGCTGGAGGAGCAGCGGCTCAAAGCCGAGCAACGCCGAGCAGCCCTGGAGGAGCGGCAGCGGCAGAAACTGGAGAAGAACAAG GAGCGATATGAGGCAGCCATCCAGCGGTCAGTGAAGAAGACATGGGCCGAAATCCGGCAGCAGCGCTGGTCCTGGGCAGGGGCCCTGCACCACAGCTCCCCAGGACGGAAGACCA GTGGGAGCAGGTGCTCCGTGTCGGCAGTAAACCTGCCCAAACACGTGGACTCTATAATCAACAAGCGGCTCTCAAAGTCCTCTGCCACGCTCTGGAACTCCCCCAGTAGAA ATCGCAGCCTGCAGCTGAGCCCATGGGAGAGCAGCATTGTGGACCGTCTGATGACGCCCACCCTCTCCTTCCTGGCACGGAGTCGCAGTGCAGTCACCCTGCCCCGAAACGGCCGGGACCAGGGTAGGGGCCACGGTCCTGGGAGAGCCCCCTCGAGAGGCGGGACAGGGGCCAGCCTCGTGAGTGGGCCGCACCCCGACCTCACTCATCCCTCCGCAGCCGTGCCCGTGTGCCCTCGCTCGGCCTCCGCCAGCCCCCTGACACCGTGCAGCGCCCCCCGAAGCGGGCACCGCTGCGCTCCCGCCGGGGAGCGCCGCAAGGCCAGCGCCGGGGGCAGCCCTGCCCCGGCCCGCCTCCGGCCCGAGGCTTCACTG GtgcagaaaaaggagaagaaggacAAGGAGCGGGAAAACGAGAAGGAGAAGAGTGCCCTGGCCCGGGAGCGCAGCCTCAAGAAGCGCCAGTCGCTGCCTGCCTCTCCGCGCACACGCCTCTCCACTGGCAACTCGGAGCTCAG tccCAAATCCAAGGCCCGGCCATCCTCTCCCTCCACATCCTGGCACAGGCCTGCCTCTCCCTGCCTCAGCCCAGGGCCAGGTCATGCTCTGCCCCCAAAACCACCGTCCCCCCGAGGTACCACTGCATCACCCAAGGGGCGGGTTCGGAGGAAGGATGAGGCAAAGGAGAGCCTCAGTGTGGCGGGGCCTGAGGACAAGAACCAGAGCAAGGGCAAGGCCAGTGACGAGAAGGAGCCTGCAGCCCCAGCCTCACCAGCACCCTCGCCTGTGCCCtcacccaccccagcccagccccaggagGAGCAGCCCACAGAGATCCCTGCAGGTGGGCAAGGAGAGAAGAGGCCAAAAG ATGCAGCAGTCTTGacctcacccccagcccctgctcccctGGTGACCGCTAGCAAACCGATGGCTGGCACGACGGACCGAGAAGAGGCCACTAGGCTCCTGGCTGAGAAGCGGCGCCAGGCCCGGGAGCAGCGGGAGCGCGAGGAACAGGAGCGGAAGCTGCAGGCCGAAAGGGACAA GCGAATGCGAGAGGAGCAGCTGGCTCGGGAGGCCGAGGCCCGGGCAGAGCGGGAGGCGGAGGCCAGGAGGCGGGAGGAGCAGGAGGCCCGGGAGAAGGCGGAGAAGGCTCAGGCGGAGCAGGAGGAACAGGAGCGGCTGCAGAAGCAG AAAGAGGAGGCCGAAGCTCGGTCCCGAGAAGAAGCGGAGCGACAGCGTCTGGAGAGGGAAAAGCACTTCCAGCGCGAGGAGCAGGAGCGGCAGGAGCGCAAAAAG CGCCTGGAGGAAATCATGAAGAGGACTCGGAAGTCAGAAGCTGCTGAAACCAAG CAGAAGCAGGACAGAAAGGAGGCGAAGGCCAACAATTCCAGCCCAG GGATAGACCCTGTGAAAGCCACGGAGGCTCGGCCCTCCGGGCTGCAGAAGGAGGCTGTGCAGAAAGAGGAGCTGGCCCCCCAGGAGCCTCAGTGGAG CCTGCCAAACAAGGAGTCGCCGGGGTCCCTGGTGAATGGCCTGCAGCCTCTCCCAGCGCACCAGGAGAATGGCTTCTCCCCTAAGGGACCCTCTGGGGACAAGAGTCTGGGCCGAACTCCAGAGGCACTCCTGCCCTTCGCAGAGGCAGAAGCCTTCCTTAAGAAAGCTGTGGTGCAGGCCCCGCAGGTCACAG CTCTGCCAGAGGCCCTCTCAAGCTCTACCCTGAAGACCCCCAGCCGTCTGAGCTTGGAGCCTGGTTTCCCCTGA
- the MAP7D1 gene encoding MAP7 domain-containing protein 1 isoform X8: MERGSRSEPGAGAAPDVAARTPPEPRPSPEGDPSPPPPPPPMSALVPDTPPDTPPAMKNTTGPKQLPLEPESPPELVGPRPALQQEESPFSEVKIRGATPPATGPRDARPPRRSSQPSPTAVSAADSPPTKQDAKKAGERHKLAKERREERAKYLAAKKAVWLEKEEKAKVLREKQLQERRRRLEEQRLKAEQRRAALEERQRQKLEKNKERYEAAIQRSVKKTWAEIRQQRWSWAGALHHSSPGRKTSGSRCSVSAVNLPKHVDSIINKRLSKSSATLWNSPSRNRSLQLSPWESSIVDRLMTPTLSFLARSRSAVTLPRNGRDQAVPVCPRSASASPLTPCSAPRSGHRCAPAGERRKASAGGSPAPARLRPEASLVQKKEKKDKERENEKEKSALARERSLKKRQSLPASPRTRLSTGNSELSPKSKARPSSPSTSWHRPASPCLSPGPGHALPPKPPSPRGTTASPKGRVRRKDEAKESLSVAGPEDKNQSKGKASDEKEPAAPASPAPSPVPSPTPAQPQEEQPTEIPADAAVLTSPPAPAPLVTASKPMAGTTDREEATRLLAEKRRQAREQREREEQERKLQAERDKRMREEQLAREAEARAEREAEARRREEQEAREKAEKAQAEQEEQERLQKQKEEAEARSREEAERQRLEREKHFQREEQERQERKKRLEEIMKRTRKSEAAETKQKQDRKEAKANNSSPGIDPVKATEARPSGLQKEAVQKEELAPQEPQWSLPNKESPGSLVNGLQPLPAHQENGFSPKGPSGDKSLGRTPEALLPFAEAEAFLKKAVVQAPQVTALPEALSSSTLKTPSRLSLEPGFP; the protein is encoded by the exons ATGGAGAGAGGCTCACGTTCGGAGCCCGGTGCCGGCGCAGCCCCAG ATGTGGCAGCCAGGACCCCTCCAGAGCCAAGACCTTCTCCAGAAGGTGACccctccccgccgccgccgccgccaccgatGTCAGCCCTGGTGCCCGACACTCCCCCAGACACCCCTCCCGCCatgaagaacaccactggccctAAGCAGCTCCCACTGGAACCAGAGAGCCCCCCAGAGCTGGTAGGGCCTAGGCCAGCCCTGCAGCAGGAAGAGTCCCCTTTCTCAGAAGTGAAGATCAGGGGAGCCACCCCACCAGCCACAGGCCCACGGGATGCCAGACCTCCTCGAAGGAGCAGCCAGCCATCCCCAACAGCAGTGTCAGCTGCCGACAGCCCTCCCACGAAGCAAG ATGCAAAGAAGGCAGGAGAGAGACACAAGCTGGCGAAGGAGCGGCGGGAAGAGCGGGCCAAGTACCTGG CGGCCAAGAAGGCAGTGTggctggagaaggaggagaaggccaAGGTGCTGCGGGAGAAGCAGCTCCAGGAGCGCCGGCGGCGGCTGGAGGAGCAGCGGCTCAAAGCCGAGCAACGCCGAGCAGCCCTGGAGGAGCGGCAGCGGCAGAAACTGGAGAAGAACAAG GAGCGATATGAGGCAGCCATCCAGCGGTCAGTGAAGAAGACATGGGCCGAAATCCGGCAGCAGCGCTGGTCCTGGGCAGGGGCCCTGCACCACAGCTCCCCAGGACGGAAGACCA GTGGGAGCAGGTGCTCCGTGTCGGCAGTAAACCTGCCCAAACACGTGGACTCTATAATCAACAAGCGGCTCTCAAAGTCCTCTGCCACGCTCTGGAACTCCCCCAGTAGAA ATCGCAGCCTGCAGCTGAGCCCATGGGAGAGCAGCATTGTGGACCGTCTGATGACGCCCACCCTCTCCTTCCTGGCACGGAGTCGCAGTGCAGTCACCCTGCCCCGAAACGGCCGGGACCAGG CCGTGCCCGTGTGCCCTCGCTCGGCCTCCGCCAGCCCCCTGACACCGTGCAGCGCCCCCCGAAGCGGGCACCGCTGCGCTCCCGCCGGGGAGCGCCGCAAGGCCAGCGCCGGGGGCAGCCCTGCCCCGGCCCGCCTCCGGCCCGAGGCTTCACTG GtgcagaaaaaggagaagaaggacAAGGAGCGGGAAAACGAGAAGGAGAAGAGTGCCCTGGCCCGGGAGCGCAGCCTCAAGAAGCGCCAGTCGCTGCCTGCCTCTCCGCGCACACGCCTCTCCACTGGCAACTCGGAGCTCAG tccCAAATCCAAGGCCCGGCCATCCTCTCCCTCCACATCCTGGCACAGGCCTGCCTCTCCCTGCCTCAGCCCAGGGCCAGGTCATGCTCTGCCCCCAAAACCACCGTCCCCCCGAGGTACCACTGCATCACCCAAGGGGCGGGTTCGGAGGAAGGATGAGGCAAAGGAGAGCCTCAGTGTGGCGGGGCCTGAGGACAAGAACCAGAGCAAGGGCAAGGCCAGTGACGAGAAGGAGCCTGCAGCCCCAGCCTCACCAGCACCCTCGCCTGTGCCCtcacccaccccagcccagccccaggagGAGCAGCCCACAGAGATCCCTGCAG ATGCAGCAGTCTTGacctcacccccagcccctgctcccctGGTGACCGCTAGCAAACCGATGGCTGGCACGACGGACCGAGAAGAGGCCACTAGGCTCCTGGCTGAGAAGCGGCGCCAGGCCCGGGAGCAGCGGGAGCGCGAGGAACAGGAGCGGAAGCTGCAGGCCGAAAGGGACAA GCGAATGCGAGAGGAGCAGCTGGCTCGGGAGGCCGAGGCCCGGGCAGAGCGGGAGGCGGAGGCCAGGAGGCGGGAGGAGCAGGAGGCCCGGGAGAAGGCGGAGAAGGCTCAGGCGGAGCAGGAGGAACAGGAGCGGCTGCAGAAGCAG AAAGAGGAGGCCGAAGCTCGGTCCCGAGAAGAAGCGGAGCGACAGCGTCTGGAGAGGGAAAAGCACTTCCAGCGCGAGGAGCAGGAGCGGCAGGAGCGCAAAAAG CGCCTGGAGGAAATCATGAAGAGGACTCGGAAGTCAGAAGCTGCTGAAACCAAG CAGAAGCAGGACAGAAAGGAGGCGAAGGCCAACAATTCCAGCCCAG GGATAGACCCTGTGAAAGCCACGGAGGCTCGGCCCTCCGGGCTGCAGAAGGAGGCTGTGCAGAAAGAGGAGCTGGCCCCCCAGGAGCCTCAGTGGAG CCTGCCAAACAAGGAGTCGCCGGGGTCCCTGGTGAATGGCCTGCAGCCTCTCCCAGCGCACCAGGAGAATGGCTTCTCCCCTAAGGGACCCTCTGGGGACAAGAGTCTGGGCCGAACTCCAGAGGCACTCCTGCCCTTCGCAGAGGCAGAAGCCTTCCTTAAGAAAGCTGTGGTGCAGGCCCCGCAGGTCACAG CTCTGCCAGAGGCCCTCTCAAGCTCTACCCTGAAGACCCCCAGCCGTCTGAGCTTGGAGCCTGGTTTCCCCTGA
- the MAP7D1 gene encoding MAP7 domain-containing protein 1 isoform X6 — protein MERGSRSEPGAGAAPDVAARTPPEPRPSPEGDPSPPPPPPPMSALVPDTPPDTPPAMKNTTGPKQLPLEPESPPELVGPRPALQQEESPFSEVKIRGATPPATGPRDARPPRRSSQPSPTAVSAADSPPTKQDAKKAGERHKLAKERREERAKYLAAKKAVWLEKEEKAKVLREKQLQERRRRLEEQRLKAEQRRAALEERQRQKLEKNKERYEAAIQRSVKKTWAEIRQQRWSWAGALHHSSPGRKTSGSRCSVSAVNLPKHVDSIINKRLSKSSATLWNSPSRNRSLQLSPWESSIVDRLMTPTLSFLARSRSAVTLPRNGRDQAVPVCPRSASASPLTPCSAPRSGHRCAPAGERRKASAGGSPAPARLRPEASLVQKKEKKDKERENEKEKSALARERSLKKRQSLPASPRTRLSTGNSELSPKSKARPSSPSTSWHRPASPCLSPGPGHALPPKPPSPRGTTASPKGRVRRKDEAKESLSVAGPEDKNQSKGKASDEKEPAAPASPAPSPVPSPTPAQPQEEQPTEIPAGGQGEKRPKDAAVLTSPPAPAPLVTASKPMAGTTDREEATRLLAEKRRQAREQREREEQERKLQAERDKRMREEQLAREAEARAEREAEARRREEQEAREKAEKAQAEQEEQERLQKQKEEAEARSREEAERQRLEREKHFQREEQERQERKKRLEEIMKRTRKSEAAETKQKQDRKEAKANNSSPGIDPVKATEARPSGLQKEAVQKEELAPQEPQWSLPNKESPGSLVNGLQPLPAHQENGFSPKGPSGDKSLGRTPEALLPFAEAEAFLKKAVVQAPQVTALPEALSSSTLKTPSRLSLEPGFP, from the exons ATGGAGAGAGGCTCACGTTCGGAGCCCGGTGCCGGCGCAGCCCCAG ATGTGGCAGCCAGGACCCCTCCAGAGCCAAGACCTTCTCCAGAAGGTGACccctccccgccgccgccgccgccaccgatGTCAGCCCTGGTGCCCGACACTCCCCCAGACACCCCTCCCGCCatgaagaacaccactggccctAAGCAGCTCCCACTGGAACCAGAGAGCCCCCCAGAGCTGGTAGGGCCTAGGCCAGCCCTGCAGCAGGAAGAGTCCCCTTTCTCAGAAGTGAAGATCAGGGGAGCCACCCCACCAGCCACAGGCCCACGGGATGCCAGACCTCCTCGAAGGAGCAGCCAGCCATCCCCAACAGCAGTGTCAGCTGCCGACAGCCCTCCCACGAAGCAAG ATGCAAAGAAGGCAGGAGAGAGACACAAGCTGGCGAAGGAGCGGCGGGAAGAGCGGGCCAAGTACCTGG CGGCCAAGAAGGCAGTGTggctggagaaggaggagaaggccaAGGTGCTGCGGGAGAAGCAGCTCCAGGAGCGCCGGCGGCGGCTGGAGGAGCAGCGGCTCAAAGCCGAGCAACGCCGAGCAGCCCTGGAGGAGCGGCAGCGGCAGAAACTGGAGAAGAACAAG GAGCGATATGAGGCAGCCATCCAGCGGTCAGTGAAGAAGACATGGGCCGAAATCCGGCAGCAGCGCTGGTCCTGGGCAGGGGCCCTGCACCACAGCTCCCCAGGACGGAAGACCA GTGGGAGCAGGTGCTCCGTGTCGGCAGTAAACCTGCCCAAACACGTGGACTCTATAATCAACAAGCGGCTCTCAAAGTCCTCTGCCACGCTCTGGAACTCCCCCAGTAGAA ATCGCAGCCTGCAGCTGAGCCCATGGGAGAGCAGCATTGTGGACCGTCTGATGACGCCCACCCTCTCCTTCCTGGCACGGAGTCGCAGTGCAGTCACCCTGCCCCGAAACGGCCGGGACCAGG CCGTGCCCGTGTGCCCTCGCTCGGCCTCCGCCAGCCCCCTGACACCGTGCAGCGCCCCCCGAAGCGGGCACCGCTGCGCTCCCGCCGGGGAGCGCCGCAAGGCCAGCGCCGGGGGCAGCCCTGCCCCGGCCCGCCTCCGGCCCGAGGCTTCACTG GtgcagaaaaaggagaagaaggacAAGGAGCGGGAAAACGAGAAGGAGAAGAGTGCCCTGGCCCGGGAGCGCAGCCTCAAGAAGCGCCAGTCGCTGCCTGCCTCTCCGCGCACACGCCTCTCCACTGGCAACTCGGAGCTCAG tccCAAATCCAAGGCCCGGCCATCCTCTCCCTCCACATCCTGGCACAGGCCTGCCTCTCCCTGCCTCAGCCCAGGGCCAGGTCATGCTCTGCCCCCAAAACCACCGTCCCCCCGAGGTACCACTGCATCACCCAAGGGGCGGGTTCGGAGGAAGGATGAGGCAAAGGAGAGCCTCAGTGTGGCGGGGCCTGAGGACAAGAACCAGAGCAAGGGCAAGGCCAGTGACGAGAAGGAGCCTGCAGCCCCAGCCTCACCAGCACCCTCGCCTGTGCCCtcacccaccccagcccagccccaggagGAGCAGCCCACAGAGATCCCTGCAGGTGGGCAAGGAGAGAAGAGGCCAAAAG ATGCAGCAGTCTTGacctcacccccagcccctgctcccctGGTGACCGCTAGCAAACCGATGGCTGGCACGACGGACCGAGAAGAGGCCACTAGGCTCCTGGCTGAGAAGCGGCGCCAGGCCCGGGAGCAGCGGGAGCGCGAGGAACAGGAGCGGAAGCTGCAGGCCGAAAGGGACAA GCGAATGCGAGAGGAGCAGCTGGCTCGGGAGGCCGAGGCCCGGGCAGAGCGGGAGGCGGAGGCCAGGAGGCGGGAGGAGCAGGAGGCCCGGGAGAAGGCGGAGAAGGCTCAGGCGGAGCAGGAGGAACAGGAGCGGCTGCAGAAGCAG AAAGAGGAGGCCGAAGCTCGGTCCCGAGAAGAAGCGGAGCGACAGCGTCTGGAGAGGGAAAAGCACTTCCAGCGCGAGGAGCAGGAGCGGCAGGAGCGCAAAAAG CGCCTGGAGGAAATCATGAAGAGGACTCGGAAGTCAGAAGCTGCTGAAACCAAG CAGAAGCAGGACAGAAAGGAGGCGAAGGCCAACAATTCCAGCCCAG GGATAGACCCTGTGAAAGCCACGGAGGCTCGGCCCTCCGGGCTGCAGAAGGAGGCTGTGCAGAAAGAGGAGCTGGCCCCCCAGGAGCCTCAGTGGAG CCTGCCAAACAAGGAGTCGCCGGGGTCCCTGGTGAATGGCCTGCAGCCTCTCCCAGCGCACCAGGAGAATGGCTTCTCCCCTAAGGGACCCTCTGGGGACAAGAGTCTGGGCCGAACTCCAGAGGCACTCCTGCCCTTCGCAGAGGCAGAAGCCTTCCTTAAGAAAGCTGTGGTGCAGGCCCCGCAGGTCACAG CTCTGCCAGAGGCCCTCTCAAGCTCTACCCTGAAGACCCCCAGCCGTCTGAGCTTGGAGCCTGGTTTCCCCTGA
- the MAP7D1 gene encoding MAP7 domain-containing protein 1 isoform X9, with amino-acid sequence MERGSRSEPGAGAAPDVAARTPPEPRPSPEGDPSPPPPPPPMSALVPDTPPDTPPAMKNTTGPKQLPLEPESPPELVGPRPALQQEESPFSEVKIRGATPPATGPRDARPPRRSSQPSPTAVSAADSPPTKQDAKKAGERHKLAKERREERAKYLAAKKAVWLEKEEKAKVLREKQLQERRRRLEEQRLKAEQRRAALEERQRQKLEKNKERYEAAIQRSVKKTWAEIRQQRWSWAGALHHSSPGRKTSGSRCSVSAVNLPKHVDSIINKRLSKSSATLWNSPSRNRSLQLSPWESSIVDRLMTPTLSFLARSRSAVTLPRNGRDQAVPVCPRSASASPLTPCSAPRSGHRCAPAGERRKASAGGSPAPARLRPEASLVQKKEKKDKERENEKEKSALARERSLKKRQSLPASPRTRLSTGNSELSPKSKARPSSPSTSWHRPASPCLSPGPGHALPPKPPSPRGTTASPKGRVRRKDEAKESLSVAGPEDKNQSKGKASDEKEPAAPASPAPSPVPSPTPAQPQEEQPTEIPADAAVLTSPPAPAPLVTASKPMAGTTDREEATRLLAEKRRQAREQREREEQERKLQAERDKRMREEQLAREAEARAEREAEARRREEQEAREKAEKAQAEQEEQERLQKQKEEAEARSREEAERQRLEREKHFQREEQERQERKKRLEEIMKRTRKSEAAETKKQDRKEAKANNSSPGIDPVKATEARPSGLQKEAVQKEELAPQEPQWSLPNKESPGSLVNGLQPLPAHQENGFSPKGPSGDKSLGRTPEALLPFAEAEAFLKKAVVQAPQVTALPEALSSSTLKTPSRLSLEPGFP; translated from the exons ATGGAGAGAGGCTCACGTTCGGAGCCCGGTGCCGGCGCAGCCCCAG ATGTGGCAGCCAGGACCCCTCCAGAGCCAAGACCTTCTCCAGAAGGTGACccctccccgccgccgccgccgccaccgatGTCAGCCCTGGTGCCCGACACTCCCCCAGACACCCCTCCCGCCatgaagaacaccactggccctAAGCAGCTCCCACTGGAACCAGAGAGCCCCCCAGAGCTGGTAGGGCCTAGGCCAGCCCTGCAGCAGGAAGAGTCCCCTTTCTCAGAAGTGAAGATCAGGGGAGCCACCCCACCAGCCACAGGCCCACGGGATGCCAGACCTCCTCGAAGGAGCAGCCAGCCATCCCCAACAGCAGTGTCAGCTGCCGACAGCCCTCCCACGAAGCAAG ATGCAAAGAAGGCAGGAGAGAGACACAAGCTGGCGAAGGAGCGGCGGGAAGAGCGGGCCAAGTACCTGG CGGCCAAGAAGGCAGTGTggctggagaaggaggagaaggccaAGGTGCTGCGGGAGAAGCAGCTCCAGGAGCGCCGGCGGCGGCTGGAGGAGCAGCGGCTCAAAGCCGAGCAACGCCGAGCAGCCCTGGAGGAGCGGCAGCGGCAGAAACTGGAGAAGAACAAG GAGCGATATGAGGCAGCCATCCAGCGGTCAGTGAAGAAGACATGGGCCGAAATCCGGCAGCAGCGCTGGTCCTGGGCAGGGGCCCTGCACCACAGCTCCCCAGGACGGAAGACCA GTGGGAGCAGGTGCTCCGTGTCGGCAGTAAACCTGCCCAAACACGTGGACTCTATAATCAACAAGCGGCTCTCAAAGTCCTCTGCCACGCTCTGGAACTCCCCCAGTAGAA ATCGCAGCCTGCAGCTGAGCCCATGGGAGAGCAGCATTGTGGACCGTCTGATGACGCCCACCCTCTCCTTCCTGGCACGGAGTCGCAGTGCAGTCACCCTGCCCCGAAACGGCCGGGACCAGG CCGTGCCCGTGTGCCCTCGCTCGGCCTCCGCCAGCCCCCTGACACCGTGCAGCGCCCCCCGAAGCGGGCACCGCTGCGCTCCCGCCGGGGAGCGCCGCAAGGCCAGCGCCGGGGGCAGCCCTGCCCCGGCCCGCCTCCGGCCCGAGGCTTCACTG GtgcagaaaaaggagaagaaggacAAGGAGCGGGAAAACGAGAAGGAGAAGAGTGCCCTGGCCCGGGAGCGCAGCCTCAAGAAGCGCCAGTCGCTGCCTGCCTCTCCGCGCACACGCCTCTCCACTGGCAACTCGGAGCTCAG tccCAAATCCAAGGCCCGGCCATCCTCTCCCTCCACATCCTGGCACAGGCCTGCCTCTCCCTGCCTCAGCCCAGGGCCAGGTCATGCTCTGCCCCCAAAACCACCGTCCCCCCGAGGTACCACTGCATCACCCAAGGGGCGGGTTCGGAGGAAGGATGAGGCAAAGGAGAGCCTCAGTGTGGCGGGGCCTGAGGACAAGAACCAGAGCAAGGGCAAGGCCAGTGACGAGAAGGAGCCTGCAGCCCCAGCCTCACCAGCACCCTCGCCTGTGCCCtcacccaccccagcccagccccaggagGAGCAGCCCACAGAGATCCCTGCAG ATGCAGCAGTCTTGacctcacccccagcccctgctcccctGGTGACCGCTAGCAAACCGATGGCTGGCACGACGGACCGAGAAGAGGCCACTAGGCTCCTGGCTGAGAAGCGGCGCCAGGCCCGGGAGCAGCGGGAGCGCGAGGAACAGGAGCGGAAGCTGCAGGCCGAAAGGGACAA GCGAATGCGAGAGGAGCAGCTGGCTCGGGAGGCCGAGGCCCGGGCAGAGCGGGAGGCGGAGGCCAGGAGGCGGGAGGAGCAGGAGGCCCGGGAGAAGGCGGAGAAGGCTCAGGCGGAGCAGGAGGAACAGGAGCGGCTGCAGAAGCAG AAAGAGGAGGCCGAAGCTCGGTCCCGAGAAGAAGCGGAGCGACAGCGTCTGGAGAGGGAAAAGCACTTCCAGCGCGAGGAGCAGGAGCGGCAGGAGCGCAAAAAG CGCCTGGAGGAAATCATGAAGAGGACTCGGAAGTCAGAAGCTGCTGAAACCAAG AAGCAGGACAGAAAGGAGGCGAAGGCCAACAATTCCAGCCCAG GGATAGACCCTGTGAAAGCCACGGAGGCTCGGCCCTCCGGGCTGCAGAAGGAGGCTGTGCAGAAAGAGGAGCTGGCCCCCCAGGAGCCTCAGTGGAG CCTGCCAAACAAGGAGTCGCCGGGGTCCCTGGTGAATGGCCTGCAGCCTCTCCCAGCGCACCAGGAGAATGGCTTCTCCCCTAAGGGACCCTCTGGGGACAAGAGTCTGGGCCGAACTCCAGAGGCACTCCTGCCCTTCGCAGAGGCAGAAGCCTTCCTTAAGAAAGCTGTGGTGCAGGCCCCGCAGGTCACAG CTCTGCCAGAGGCCCTCTCAAGCTCTACCCTGAAGACCCCCAGCCGTCTGAGCTTGGAGCCTGGTTTCCCCTGA